TCTCTGACCCGCGAGCAACTTTATGCAGAGCTTCGTCGGCTCGACTGGGCAAAAGGGCTGAGCGAGGAAACGTTTGCGGCGATCACGAACACGGCGCAGTGGGTCGAATTTCGCACTGGCGACGTGGTCATTGAAGTCGAATCAGAGATTACCCACGTGTGCTTCCTTATCACGGGCCGAATGCAAGGAACGCTCTACGATTTGTTGGGCAAAGAGATTCAGAAGGATACTTTTGTCCGAGGTTCTGTCATCGGATTGTTTGCCGTCGGCTTATCCGACCGCTCTCACGTGCAAGTCGAGGCTACTGAGCCTTCGACGGCCATACGATTGACGCTATCGGACCTGCTTCAACTCGCCGCCAAGCATGCAGACTTTCAACTCGCCATGTTCGGCTTGGCAGCCAATATATTCAAACGATACGTGATGGATATCGACCGTTCCCGCCCGAAGCCATCCGTCGTGGGTATTGTTCATCACTCCGAGGCGAGCCGTCCGCTTGTTAGTCGATTGGCGCGTCGGCTTCGAGACCTGAACGAGTCTCCTTGTATTGCCGGCGACGACGAGCGCTGGAAACCGGATGAAGATATCCCCTTTATGTTGCTGGTTGGAGACGACGAGCGACAGAGCATTCTTAAAGAGTGGGCCTCGCATAGGCGGCTACTGGTGGATGTTCGCGCCGACCATTCACCCGAGGCCATGAGGCGGTTCTTCAGTTATATCGACATAGCGCTTTGGTGTGTTCGGCCGCAAGATACGCAGGCGGCCGTACATCTCCTGCAAGAGCTGGAGAACAGCGTACCCAAATGGCGAGACAAGATCCGGATTGTGTGGCTTCTCGACGCCGACACCCCAATCGCTCCGTTTGTGCCGGAGTTGTATGAACTCGCCGAACGAGATTTCAAGCTCACGCTTGACGCTCCGGGAGCAAACCAGGGCAGTCTACTGCAGCACGGATTCGACCGCATCGTTCACCATTTGCGCGGCGTCCAGATTGGTTTGGCACTGGGAGGTGGCGCAGCTCGCGGCATGGCTCATCTTGGGGTACTCAAAGCCCTGGAGCAGCAGGGCATATACATCGACATGCTGGCGGGTACGAGCGCTGGGGCGCTGACGGGAGTTATGTACGCAGCTGGCTTAGATCCTGATTATGCTGCCCGTTGTTTCAAGACCGATTTGCAACCGTCGTGGTTCTTTCGACAGCTGCCCGCTGGCGGTTACTGGTATTTGCTTTACAAGTACAGACGAAA
This Terriglobales bacterium DNA region includes the following protein-coding sequences:
- a CDS encoding patatin-like phospholipase family protein, whose translation is MDTRDEKPVSLTREQLYAELRRLDWAKGLSEETFAAITNTAQWVEFRTGDVVIEVESEITHVCFLITGRMQGTLYDLLGKEIQKDTFVRGSVIGLFAVGLSDRSHVQVEATEPSTAIRLTLSDLLQLAAKHADFQLAMFGLAANIFKRYVMDIDRSRPKPSVVGIVHHSEASRPLVSRLARRLRDLNESPCIAGDDERWKPDEDIPFMLLVGDDERQSILKEWASHRRLLVDVRADHSPEAMRRFFSYIDIALWCVRPQDTQAAVHLLQELENSVPKWRDKIRIVWLLDADTPIAPFVPELYELAERDFKLTLDAPGANQGSLLQHGFDRIVHHLRGVQIGLALGGGAARGMAHLGVLKALEQQGIYIDMLAGTSAGALTGVMYAAGLDPDYAARCFKTDLQPSWFFRQLPAGGYWYLLYKYRRNQFDPMLRKYLDRARLEQLTLPMFAVSVDLVEGAPLVRERGDATIAVLESINLPPLSLPIVRSGEALVDGGLLNNIPANVLVAKGCNFVIASSVTAKLEKDFIEIRSKGRSRSNRFFSSIQVIMRQNMIQGYNMNSVGIQPADFVVAPDVTSFDISEFTRVDEMALIGEMTTNATIAKLRKMLSNLDSKLFESSAAPSSVTSDGDVSGTRYPHQAA